In Acidianus brierleyi, one genomic interval encodes:
- a CDS encoding acetoacetate decarboxylase family protein, producing MIFLYSHPFSKSGNSQIVPPPPYYYGVEYLGAHVYFDNEKLKGILPSFLNTDGEGWIYLADFVTVSNDKWNLMYEDPSFTQYKEAAIALKVNFEGQNFLYFPFMWVDKDWALVRGWINGYPKKLATIYLTKLNKLLPEYNTRKENLTLGGYLLRDSKLIELRVTLKKKVSSIPLSNFGKTLTIRYFPKTGEKEGEINELVTIEKVDSRIDDIWEGDAEVNIREGINDELEFFIPKKVVAGYSYDYYFKTIGTKLVKKIENYSF from the coding sequence GTGATTTTCTTGTATTCACATCCTTTTTCCAAATCTGGGAATTCGCAAATAGTTCCACCACCTCCCTATTACTATGGCGTAGAATACTTAGGAGCACATGTATATTTTGATAATGAGAAATTGAAAGGTATATTGCCAAGTTTTCTTAATACTGATGGAGAAGGATGGATATACCTAGCGGATTTTGTGACAGTTAGCAATGACAAGTGGAATTTGATGTATGAAGATCCTAGCTTTACTCAGTATAAAGAAGCCGCAATTGCGCTTAAAGTAAATTTCGAAGGTCAGAATTTTCTATATTTTCCATTTATGTGGGTAGATAAGGATTGGGCTTTAGTCAGGGGTTGGATAAATGGATATCCTAAGAAACTAGCCACCATTTATTTAACTAAGCTTAATAAACTTCTTCCAGAATATAACACTAGAAAAGAAAATTTAACATTAGGTGGATATTTACTTAGAGATAGTAAATTAATTGAGTTAAGAGTAACATTAAAGAAAAAAGTGAGTAGTATTCCATTAAGTAATTTCGGAAAGACACTCACAATTAGATATTTCCCGAAAACTGGAGAAAAAGAGGGAGAGATAAATGAATTGGTTACTATAGAGAAAGTAGATTCAAGGATAGATGATATTTGGGAAGGCGATGCTGAAGTAAATATTAGGGAAGGTATAAATGATGAATTAGAATTCTTCATTCCAAAAAAGGTAGTAGCTGGATACTCATATGATTATTATTTCAAAACTATTGGAACTAAATTGGTGAAAAAGATTGAAAATTATTCATTTTGA
- a CDS encoding aminobenzoate oxygenase: MMTMDKYSNLNFNESPQFPEVNVYPPKWNFDNDKAWQIYRRAKREQWDEDQISWDKVKEWASGLDRKERMAIAYWFSLLSCFDNATPVFAYAVIKSFEFHLDTAVRGILTTITYDENRHNMVCGLSIQNTLPGFPLDLKPQDDLERKAMLNAQWVWWNGSRYWNAYLEAYKKYTFDVLFTSFMMGEAAATTVFTTMSKGAKNEEFSKVFKNTAVDETRHYAFTHLIMIDSAKNMNEEKRKLVTKQIRAGFVFLSLITYKPPKDFWKLPPWFTEVHEKMEDIARNAGFYIPNEKEKEEAWRQAVLRVGASLKRYGISMPAMPELGITGEEIKDINEDDFVPIF, from the coding sequence ATGATGACAATGGATAAGTATTCTAACTTAAATTTTAACGAATCTCCTCAATTTCCAGAAGTAAACGTTTATCCTCCAAAATGGAATTTTGATAACGATAAAGCGTGGCAGATCTATAGAAGAGCTAAAAGAGAGCAATGGGACGAAGATCAGATATCGTGGGATAAAGTAAAAGAATGGGCATCTGGTTTAGATAGAAAGGAAAGAATGGCTATAGCTTATTGGTTTAGCTTACTTTCTTGTTTTGATAATGCAACGCCTGTTTTTGCTTATGCAGTAATAAAATCTTTTGAATTTCACTTAGATACTGCAGTGAGAGGAATTCTTACAACAATAACGTATGATGAAAATAGACATAATATGGTATGCGGATTATCAATACAAAACACTCTTCCTGGTTTTCCGTTAGATCTGAAGCCACAAGACGATTTAGAGAGAAAAGCAATGTTAAATGCTCAGTGGGTGTGGTGGAATGGTTCAAGATATTGGAATGCATATCTAGAAGCATACAAAAAGTATACGTTTGATGTATTATTTACTTCCTTTATGATGGGAGAAGCCGCAGCTACTACTGTATTTACCACTATGAGCAAAGGAGCAAAGAATGAAGAATTTTCCAAAGTATTTAAAAATACAGCGGTTGATGAGACAAGACATTACGCGTTTACTCATCTGATTATGATTGACAGTGCGAAAAACATGAATGAGGAAAAAAGAAAGTTAGTTACCAAACAAATACGAGCAGGATTTGTATTTCTCTCATTAATAACTTATAAACCTCCTAAAGATTTTTGGAAATTGCCCCCATGGTTCACGGAAGTGCATGAAAAAATGGAAGATATTGCAAGAAATGCAGGATTTTATATACCTAATGAGAAAGAAAAAGAAGAAGCTTGGAGACAAGCCGTACTAAGAGTTGGAGCATCGTTAAAAAGATATGGAATTTCAATGCCAGCTATGCCAGAATTAGGAATAACTGGAGAGGAAATAAAAGATATAAATGAGGACGATTTTGTGCCGATATTTTAA
- a CDS encoding 4-hydroxyphenylacetate 3-hydroxylase family protein, whose protein sequence is MIRKGSDYIKSLKEGNHGEVYYNGEKVEDLVDHPAFKVPIRTVANYYDLHWKEDTLRVYNTDVGQETSISFFRPKSKEDLRKLREGLVKIYDYYHGYFGRSPDYLNLWTTVFYAHSEDYFGKAFGNKIMENVINIYKESTSKDHFYTHAIVAPMYDRSRPPSQWEDPYIQVGVVKETPEGVIVKGAAMICTAGPYAEMLWYMPNIRRDTDPRYAIYFSIPTNTKGVKFIARRGFYPKEYSEFEYPISSKFEESDSILIFDDVLIPWDRIIFYKKPEEIEDFMWHKVQLRTWFNWHFVIQHYCRMKFYAGLAMAMAEAVGINNFINVQEKLGEILLYLSMNEGALIGAEEAGESLPNIYRPNPFISIAASNFNMHALPRIHELLRLIPGGSSIPIPAGIKDFENPEERKMLDKYMASKGLSALDRVKLFNLLWDVIGSESGIRYEQYDRFSRGDPTLRWAQMYSEVFKEKKEQYIKLVKDILDQMPDPRK, encoded by the coding sequence ATGATAAGAAAAGGATCAGACTATATTAAAAGTCTAAAAGAAGGAAATCATGGAGAAGTGTATTATAATGGAGAGAAAGTTGAAGACTTAGTTGATCATCCAGCGTTTAAAGTACCAATAAGAACTGTAGCTAATTATTATGATCTTCATTGGAAAGAAGACACATTAAGAGTTTATAACACAGATGTTGGTCAAGAGACTAGTATTAGCTTTTTTAGACCAAAAAGTAAGGAAGATCTTAGAAAATTAAGAGAAGGACTAGTAAAGATTTATGACTATTATCATGGATATTTTGGAAGGAGTCCAGACTATCTTAATTTATGGACAACAGTATTTTATGCGCATTCTGAAGACTATTTTGGAAAAGCTTTTGGAAACAAAATTATGGAGAATGTAATAAACATATATAAGGAATCTACTTCAAAAGATCATTTCTATACCCATGCAATAGTAGCGCCCATGTATGATAGATCAAGGCCACCGTCTCAATGGGAAGATCCGTATATTCAGGTAGGTGTAGTTAAGGAAACTCCTGAAGGCGTTATAGTTAAGGGAGCCGCCATGATATGTACGGCAGGTCCGTATGCGGAAATGCTTTGGTATATGCCAAATATTAGGAGAGATACTGATCCTAGGTATGCCATCTATTTCTCAATACCTACTAATACTAAAGGTGTTAAGTTTATAGCTAGAAGAGGATTTTATCCCAAGGAATATAGTGAGTTTGAATATCCCATAAGTTCAAAATTTGAAGAATCTGACTCTATACTTATATTTGATGATGTTCTAATACCTTGGGATAGGATAATATTTTACAAGAAACCTGAAGAAATAGAAGACTTTATGTGGCATAAAGTCCAATTAAGAACATGGTTTAATTGGCATTTTGTAATTCAACATTATTGTAGGATGAAGTTTTATGCAGGATTAGCCATGGCTATGGCAGAAGCTGTAGGAATTAATAACTTCATAAATGTTCAGGAAAAGCTTGGCGAAATTTTATTGTATCTATCTATGAACGAAGGCGCGCTTATAGGAGCAGAAGAAGCTGGCGAAAGTTTGCCTAATATATATAGACCTAATCCTTTCATATCTATAGCTGCTAGTAACTTTAACATGCATGCACTACCTAGAATTCATGAATTATTGCGACTTATACCTGGAGGATCATCAATTCCTATTCCTGCTGGTATAAAAGACTTTGAAAATCCAGAGGAAAGGAAAATGTTAGATAAATATATGGCATCTAAAGGATTGTCTGCCTTAGATAGAGTTAAACTATTTAATTTACTGTGGGATGTAATAGGTTCAGAAAGTGGAATAAGATATGAACAGTATGATAGGTTTAGTAGAGGAGATCCTACATTAAGATGGGCTCAAATGTATTCTGAGGTATTCAAGGAAAAGAAAGAACAATATATAAAGTTAGTAAAAGATATTTTAGATCAAATGCCAGATCCGAGAAAGTGA
- a CDS encoding universal stress protein, with the protein MIKIFKKILVGFDGSEHSKKALETAILLAKIHDAKIKVIEAIDHPPPAVEVYVKDDIRDRERIIKHKEMIGILSQERGVDIEYQAMRGDPATVISKLAETENFDLIVVGNRGIKGFKKLFIESVSSKVVQNSNRSILVVKN; encoded by the coding sequence GTGATAAAAATATTTAAGAAGATATTAGTTGGTTTTGATGGCTCAGAACACTCAAAAAAGGCATTAGAAACTGCAATTCTTTTAGCCAAAATACATGACGCTAAGATTAAGGTAATAGAGGCTATAGACCATCCTCCACCTGCAGTAGAGGTTTATGTAAAAGACGATATAAGGGATAGAGAAAGAATAATAAAACATAAGGAAATGATAGGAATATTATCCCAAGAGAGAGGAGTTGATATTGAGTACCAAGCTATGAGAGGAGATCCAGCTACTGTTATTTCAAAACTTGCAGAAACAGAAAACTTCGATTTGATTGTTGTCGGAAATAGAGGAATAAAGGGATTCAAAAAATTATTTATTGAAAGTGTTTCTTCAAAAGTTGTTCAAAATTCCAATAGATCCATTTTAGTTGTTAAAAACTGA
- the hpaD gene encoding 3,4-dihydroxyphenylacetate 2,3-dioxygenase — translation MDVLRLSHVCVRVTDIEKASYFYEDLLGFKESDKKGDYLYLRGNEELQHHSLILKKAGSPGLAYIAYRVKDLDKAKEELESLGIHALKFKEEGVEDAVIFNDPEGIPTLYYTNMEYVDDIRMKFYMHKGVSPVRLAHVNLMVKNLENEIEFYKRLGFYETEQFLDKDGKLSVIWMTRIGQSHDIAIARSSSKVPGFHHETYYVHDVRDIIRAADILASAELWDSIERGPGRHGVTQGLYIYLRDLDKNRIEFFTADYIVLDQDKWNVKTWTYDQLRFRSDFWGRPIPESWLKEWVPVEDVATGKLRGWS, via the coding sequence ATGGATGTATTAAGACTTTCACATGTATGTGTAAGAGTTACTGATATAGAGAAGGCTTCTTATTTTTATGAAGACCTCCTAGGATTTAAAGAAAGTGATAAAAAAGGAGACTATCTTTATTTGAGAGGTAATGAAGAGCTACAACATCATAGTCTAATACTGAAAAAAGCTGGTTCTCCTGGGCTAGCTTATATAGCTTATAGAGTAAAAGATCTAGATAAGGCAAAGGAAGAATTAGAATCCTTGGGAATACACGCATTAAAATTTAAAGAAGAGGGAGTTGAGGACGCAGTAATATTTAATGATCCTGAGGGTATTCCTACATTATACTATACTAATATGGAATATGTAGACGATATTAGGATGAAGTTCTACATGCATAAGGGAGTGTCTCCAGTTAGATTAGCTCATGTAAATTTAATGGTTAAAAATCTAGAAAATGAAATAGAATTCTATAAACGCTTAGGATTTTATGAAACAGAACAGTTCTTGGATAAGGATGGTAAACTTTCAGTTATATGGATGACTAGAATAGGCCAGTCACACGATATTGCGATAGCCAGATCTAGTTCTAAAGTTCCAGGTTTCCATCATGAAACTTATTACGTTCACGATGTCAGAGATATAATACGTGCTGCTGACATATTAGCTTCAGCCGAACTTTGGGATTCAATTGAGAGAGGCCCAGGTAGACACGGTGTAACTCAGGGACTCTATATATATCTCAGAGACTTAGATAAAAACAGAATCGAATTTTTCACTGCAGATTATATAGTTCTTGATCAAGATAAATGGAATGTTAAGACCTGGACTTATGATCAGCTTAGGTTTAGAAGCGACTTCTGGGGAAGACCTATACCAGAATCTTGGTTAAAGGAATGGGTTCCCGTGGAGGATGTAGCCACGGGTAAATTAAGGGGGTGGAGTTAA
- a CDS encoding fumarylacetoacetate hydrolase family protein, with protein sequence MKIIHFEVNGKRKIGEVIGDYVTEMENYFSEPKGESYQINEIKQVPFLPSAIICTLTNSYIMTGAESKEEAREMLGSPKFFLKLPSIVIGNKDTIYAPKSGIRPEVEIGVVIKENTKNIDKNQVKDYILGYVVFNDVTAPGEFKKDWYYAKRRDPNDGEIKKMLIRGNHFRNKNRDTFAPLGSIIVTPEDVKIEGLKMRSYYAGNVIQEGTTDEFVFSIEEIISELSKIVTIPKFSIVSTGTVGYREASEASEYKIDAINGLMEVEVEKIGKLSNPVEIEKNL encoded by the coding sequence TTGAAAATTATTCATTTTGAAGTAAATGGAAAGAGAAAAATAGGCGAGGTCATAGGTGACTATGTAACAGAGATGGAGAATTATTTCTCTGAACCAAAAGGGGAAAGCTATCAGATAAATGAGATAAAGCAAGTACCATTTCTTCCCTCAGCTATTATATGTACGCTTACAAATTCTTACATTATGACTGGGGCAGAAAGTAAAGAGGAAGCTAGAGAAATGTTAGGTTCACCAAAGTTCTTCTTAAAGTTACCATCAATAGTAATAGGAAATAAAGATACGATATATGCTCCTAAAAGCGGTATTAGGCCAGAAGTAGAAATAGGTGTCGTAATAAAAGAAAATACCAAGAATATAGATAAAAATCAAGTTAAAGACTATATTTTAGGTTATGTAGTGTTTAACGACGTTACAGCTCCAGGCGAATTTAAGAAGGATTGGTATTATGCTAAGAGAAGAGATCCAAATGACGGTGAAATCAAGAAGATGTTAATAAGAGGAAATCACTTTAGAAATAAGAACAGGGATACCTTCGCTCCATTGGGATCTATTATAGTTACTCCGGAAGACGTGAAAATAGAAGGGTTAAAAATGAGAAGTTACTATGCAGGTAATGTTATTCAAGAAGGTACTACTGACGAATTTGTGTTTTCTATCGAAGAGATAATTTCTGAGCTTTCTAAAATAGTTACAATTCCTAAATTTTCAATAGTAAGTACCGGTACTGTAGGTTATAGGGAAGCTTCTGAGGCATCAGAATATAAGATTGATGCTATAAACGGATTAATGGAAGTCGAAGTTGAAAAAATCGGAAAATTGAGTAATCCTGTAGAAATAGAAAAAAATCTTTAA
- a CDS encoding phenylacetate--CoA ligase family protein — protein MIAYDETDPKSLNLDEIKEVQVYRLRQVVKRAYENSRYYRKIFKEKGITPEDIRSPQDLTRLPFTTKDSLRENAYPHGGDFLAVPFDEIVGWHMTSGTTGIPTVNAYTRKDIETWSQLVARCLRAAGVNKNDIVMNIYGYGLFTGGIGLHQGIQRLGAKVIPWSVGRTEALVKALKDFEATVITGTPSYELLIAETMKKLNVDPDSLKLRLAIPGAEAMNNETLERIEEEFMLKNKGGGAREIYGLTEALGPGVAQECPYDNHYWMHIWTDHYLVEIIDPDTGEVLDNGEEGEMVITTLTKEGMPLIRYRTRDITSMIESDDEIPYPKIKIIKGRVDDVIFYKGVKLYPNAISSVIMGHPEIYEFQIVIDRRERNHRLLLRIEVDQPSDTIKKKLIEEIRTVSFVTPEIEFVKIGTLPRFEGKSKRVIKLE, from the coding sequence ATGATAGCCTATGATGAAACTGATCCTAAATCTTTGAATTTAGATGAAATAAAGGAAGTTCAAGTATATAGATTAAGACAAGTAGTAAAGAGAGCATATGAAAATTCGCGTTATTATAGAAAAATTTTCAAAGAAAAAGGGATAACACCAGAAGATATAAGATCTCCACAAGATCTAACAAGATTGCCTTTTACTACTAAAGATAGTTTAAGAGAGAACGCTTATCCTCATGGTGGTGATTTTCTAGCAGTACCTTTCGATGAAATTGTAGGTTGGCATATGACTTCTGGAACAACTGGAATTCCTACAGTAAATGCGTATACAAGAAAAGATATAGAAACGTGGTCACAGTTAGTTGCAAGATGTTTAAGGGCAGCTGGGGTAAATAAAAACGACATAGTTATGAATATTTACGGATATGGACTTTTTACTGGAGGAATAGGACTTCATCAAGGTATACAGAGACTTGGAGCTAAGGTTATTCCATGGAGTGTTGGAAGAACCGAAGCTTTAGTAAAGGCATTAAAAGATTTCGAGGCAACTGTTATTACCGGAACTCCCTCTTATGAGTTATTAATAGCTGAAACTATGAAGAAACTTAATGTAGATCCAGATAGTTTAAAATTAAGACTAGCTATTCCGGGAGCAGAAGCCATGAACAATGAAACGCTTGAAAGAATAGAAGAAGAATTTATGCTTAAAAATAAAGGGGGAGGAGCTAGAGAAATTTACGGTCTAACAGAAGCTTTAGGACCAGGTGTAGCTCAAGAATGTCCTTATGATAATCATTATTGGATGCATATTTGGACTGATCATTATCTAGTAGAAATAATTGATCCAGATACTGGAGAAGTCCTTGATAATGGAGAAGAAGGAGAAATGGTTATTACGACGCTTACAAAAGAGGGAATGCCTTTAATACGGTATAGGACTAGGGATATAACTTCAATGATAGAAAGTGATGATGAAATTCCTTACCCTAAAATAAAAATAATAAAAGGGAGGGTAGATGATGTTATTTTCTATAAAGGTGTGAAGCTTTATCCTAATGCAATAAGCTCAGTCATAATGGGGCATCCAGAAATATATGAGTTTCAAATAGTGATAGATAGGAGAGAAAGAAACCATAGGCTACTTTTAAGAATAGAAGTTGATCAACCGTCTGATACCATAAAGAAAAAATTGATAGAGGAAATAAGGACAGTGTCTTTCGTGACTCCAGAAATAGAGTTTGTTAAGATAGGAACGTTACCTAGATTTGAAGGTAAGAGTAAAAGAGTTATTAAGCTGGAGTAA